In the genome of Triticum urartu cultivar G1812 chromosome 5, Tu2.1, whole genome shotgun sequence, one region contains:
- the LOC125556095 gene encoding GDSL esterase/lipase At5g45910-like, producing MRLFLESEYVSCFGLVPAEQFGLPLLRASLLNSSDDVSKGVNFAVGGATVIDVDFYERNKLVPFKLINNSLNVQLGWFEELKPTICNKTVARRECLKKALFFVGEFGVNDYNFLWNAGNTEDQVRSYVPKVVKNIAVAVERLIKGGAIYVVVPGNPPNGCSPTMLTTRSSFNKTTMYNHIDCLSDINRVARYHNSMLRTAIGTLRGKYSHARIIYADFYGPIITILDNPSRFGVAGTDALRACCGGGGAYNWNASAFCGMPGVTACKDPSVFFNWDGIHYTEATYRFIAEGWLHGPFADPPILSALHY from the exons ATGCGTCTTTTTTTGGAGTCTGAGTACGTGTCATGTTTTGGTTTGGTACCAGCTGAGCAGTTTGGTCTCCCTCTTCTTCGAGCCTCCCTGCTAAATAGCTCGGACGACGTCTCCAAAGGTGTCAATTTCGCTGTCGGCGGCGCGACGGTGATCGACGTCGACTTCTATGAGAGGAACAAACTGGTCCCGTTCAAGCTGATAAACAATTCTCTGAACGTGCAGCTGGGCTGGTTCGAGGAGCTCAAGCCAACGATTTGCAACAAGACCGTAG CGCGTAGAGAATGTCTCAAGAAAGCCCTCTTCTTCGTTGGGGAGTTTGGAGTGAATGACTACAACTTCTTGTGGAACGCCGGGAACACCGAAGACCAAGTGAGATCCTATGTACCCAAAGTTGTGAAAAATATTGCCGTGGCCGTGGAG AGGCTCATCAAAGGAGGAGCAATTTACGTTGTCGTGCCAGGGAATCCCCCGAACGGGTGCTCACCCACCATGCTGACAACCCGCTCTAGCTTCAACAAGACGACGATGTACAACCACATCGATTGTCTAAGCGACATAAACCGCGTGGCTAGATACCACAACTCCATGCTCCGCACGGCGATTGGCACTCTCAGGGGCAAGTACTCGCATGCCAGGATCATCTACGCCGATTTCTACGGCCCGATCATCACGATCCTCGACAACCCCAGCCGATTCG GAGTAGCTGGCACCGACGCTCTACGGGCTTGCTGCGGAGGTGGCGGGGCGTACAACTGGAATGCCAGCGCTTTCTGCGGCATGCCGGGGGTGACTGCCTGCAAGGATCCCTCGGTGTTCTTTAACTGGGATGGTATTCACTACACGGAGGCTACATATCGCTTCATCGCCGAAGGGTGGCTCCACGGTCCTTTTGCCGACCCGCCAATACTAAGTGCTCTTCACTACTAG
- the LOC125509327 gene encoding trimethyltridecatetraene synthase-like, producing MELPQLASFLGVVLATVLFLKAVLLRRRRRQYNLPPGPKPWPIIGNLNLIGTLPHRSIHALSKQYGPLMQLQFGSFPVVVGSSVEMAKFFLKTHDVVFTDRPKTAAGRYTTYNYSDITWSPYGAYWRQARKMCLTELFSAKRLESYEYIRREEVLALLGDLYRGGAGAGRVVVLKDYLSTVSLNVITRMVMGKKYLEKEVRDEAGAVITTPEEFKWMIDELFLLNGVLNIGDSIPWLDWMDLQGYIKRMKKLSKMFDRFLEHVVDEHSERRRREGESFVVKDMVDVLLQFASDPGLEVKLNREGVKAFTQDLIAGGTESSAVTVEWALSELLKKPEVLAKATEELDRVVGRGRWVTEKDMPSLPYVDAIVKETMRLHPVAPMLVPRLSREDTSINGYDIPAGTRVLVMVWSIGRDPELWEAPEEFMPERFLGSRLDVKGQDYELLPFGSGRRMCPGYSLGLKVIQVSLANLLHGFTWRLPDGVELSMEEIFGLSTPRKFPLEAVVEPKLPAHLYAEA from the exons ATGGAGCTTCCTCAGCTGGCGTCCTTCCTCGGCGTGGTGCTCGCCACGGTGCTCTTCCTCAAGGCcgtcctcctccgccgccgccgccgccagtaCAACCTCCCGCCGGGCCCCAAGCCGTGGCCGATCATCGGCAACCTCAACCTCATCGGCACGCTCCCGCACCGCTCCATCCACGCGCTCTCCAAGCAGTACGGCCCGCTCATGCAGCTCCAGTTCGGCTCCTTCCCGGTCGTCGTCGGCTCCTCCGTGGAGATGGCCAAGTTCTTCCTCAAGACCCACGACGTGGTGTTCACTGACCGCCCCAAGACCGCCGCCGGCAGGTACACCACCTACAACTACAGCGACATCACCTGGTCCCCCTACGGCGCCTACTGGCGCCAGGCCCGCAAGATGTGCCTCACCGAGCTCTTCAGCGCCAAGCGCCTCGAGTCGTACGAGTACATCCGCAGGGAGGAGGTGCTCGCCCTCCTCGGCGACCTCTACCGCGGCGGGGCCGGCGCCGGCCGCGTGGTGGTGCTCAAGGACTACCTGTCCACGGTGAGCCTGAACGTGATCACGCGCATGGTGATGGGCAAGAAGTACCTGGAGAAGGAGGTGAGGGACGAGGCCGGGGCGGTGATCACGACGCCAGAGGAGTTCAAGTGGATGATCGACGAGCTGTTCCTGCTCAACGGCGTGCTCAACATCGGCGACTCCATCCCGTGGCTGGACTGGATGGACCTGCAGGGGTACATCAAGAGGATGAAGAAGCTGAGCAAGATGTTCGACCGGTTCCTGGAGCACGTCGTGGACGAGCACAGCGAGCGGCGTCGGCGCGAGGGGGAGAGCTTCGTGGTGAAGGACATGGTGGACGTGCTGCTGCAGTTCGCCAGCGATCCCGGTCTCGAGGTCAAGCTCAACAGAGAGGGCGTCAAGGCTTTCACTCAG GACCTCATTGCTGGCGGCACAGAGAGCTCCGCGGTGACTGTGGAATGGGCCCTCTCAGAGCTCCTGAAGAAGCCAGAGGTGCTTGCCAAAGCCACTGAGGAGTTGGACCGTGTGGTGGGGCGAGGTCGATGGGTCACCGAAAAGGACATGCCGAGCCTTCCCTACGTGGATGCCATCGTCAAAGAAACCATGCGGTTGCATCCGGTAGCGCCGATGCTTGTACCCCGCCTTTCTCGCGAGGACACGTCCATCAATGGCTACGACATCCCTGCCGGCACACGGGTGCTAGTCATGGTCTGGTCTATTGGTCGTGACCCGGAGTTGTGGGAAGCGCCAGAGGAGTTCATGCCAGAGCGGTTCCTCGGCAGCAGGCTCGATGTCAAGGGGCAGGATTATGAGCTGCTTCCATTCGGGTCGGGACGCAGGATGTGCCCCGGGTATAGTCTTGGGTTGAAGGTGATCCAGGTGAGCCTAGCGAACCTCCTGCACGGGTTCACGTGGAGGCTCCCTGATGGCGTGGAGCTGAGCATGGAGGAGATCTTCGGACTGTCCACGCCACGCAAGTTCCCGCTGGAGGCTGTCGTGGAGCCCAAGCTCCCAGCTCACCTCTACGCCGAGGCATGA